The Aurantiacibacter gangjinensis genome includes a region encoding these proteins:
- a CDS encoding bifunctional GNAT family N-acetyltransferase/carbon-nitrogen hydrolase family protein: protein MAVRSTTYSTKRTRIPVTKARLDIRQAEIADIRRIAALAKRVYDDFAPYTQSELRGQINNYRDGCFVAVLDDKLVGYCATMRIGGDKALRPHGWDEITGNGYGSRHDPLGDWLYGYEMIVDPKVRGTRIGRRLYEERRKLAERLELKGIVFGGRMPNLKKSWRRVEGPADYLEQVIAGKLHDPVLRFQLANGFEPIGILEKYLPEDVRSRGNAVHMVWRNPFVDQEASSQARVPRDVESVRVATCQLQARAVKDFDEFIGQIRYFVDVAADYEADFILFPELFTLMLLSAEEEELSPIESIECLSEYTPRIREALSEMALKFNINIIGGSHPTRMEDGDIHNVAMVCLRDGSIHEQEKIHPTPNEAYWWNIRGGDSVDVIQTDCGPVGVLICYDSEFPELARRLVDEGARIIFVPFCTDSRQGYMRVRYCSAARAIENQCYVVMSGNVGNLPNVANMDIQYAQSCILTPCDFPFARDGIAAEATENVETLTISEVNLSDLAWARAEGTVRNLADRRFDLYRIEWEHESSGGGEPAGPVPTRQHGPGGG, encoded by the coding sequence ATGGCGGTTCGGTCGACGACCTATTCGACCAAACGGACTAGAATACCCGTGACCAAAGCCCGCCTCGACATCCGACAGGCCGAAATCGCCGATATCCGCCGCATCGCCGCCTTGGCGAAGCGCGTTTACGACGATTTCGCGCCCTATACCCAGAGCGAGCTGCGCGGCCAGATCAACAATTACCGCGACGGCTGCTTTGTCGCCGTGCTGGACGACAAGCTCGTCGGCTATTGCGCCACCATGCGGATTGGCGGCGACAAGGCGCTGCGACCGCATGGCTGGGACGAGATTACCGGCAACGGCTATGGCAGCCGGCACGATCCGCTGGGCGATTGGCTGTATGGCTACGAAATGATCGTCGATCCGAAGGTGCGCGGCACGCGCATCGGGCGGCGGCTATACGAGGAACGGCGCAAGCTGGCCGAGCGGCTGGAGCTGAAGGGCATCGTCTTTGGCGGTCGCATGCCGAACCTCAAGAAGAGCTGGCGCCGCGTAGAAGGTCCGGCAGATTATCTCGAGCAGGTCATTGCGGGCAAGCTGCACGATCCTGTCCTGCGCTTCCAGCTGGCCAATGGGTTCGAGCCGATCGGCATTCTCGAAAAGTACCTGCCGGAGGATGTGCGCAGTCGCGGCAATGCCGTGCACATGGTGTGGCGCAATCCCTTTGTCGATCAGGAAGCGAGCTCCCAAGCCCGCGTACCGCGCGATGTGGAATCCGTGCGCGTCGCAACCTGCCAGCTACAGGCTCGCGCGGTGAAGGATTTCGACGAATTCATCGGGCAAATCCGATATTTTGTCGATGTTGCAGCGGATTACGAGGCAGACTTCATCCTCTTCCCCGAGCTCTTCACACTCATGCTGCTGAGCGCAGAGGAGGAAGAGCTCTCGCCCATCGAGAGCATCGAATGCCTTTCCGAATATACGCCTCGCATTCGCGAAGCGCTGTCGGAAATGGCGCTGAAGTTCAACATCAATATCATCGGTGGCAGCCACCCCACCCGCATGGAGGATGGCGACATTCACAATGTCGCGATGGTGTGCCTGCGCGATGGCTCCATCCACGAGCAGGAGAAGATCCACCCTACGCCCAACGAAGCCTATTGGTGGAACATCCGCGGCGGCGATAGCGTGGATGTGATCCAGACCGATTGCGGCCCGGTCGGCGTGCTGATCTGCTACGATTCGGAATTTCCCGAGCTTGCCCGCCGCTTGGTGGACGAGGGCGCGCGGATTATCTTCGTGCCGTTCTGCACCGATAGCCGGCAGGGCTATATGCGCGTGCGCTATTGCTCTGCCGCGCGGGCCATCGAGAACCAGTGCTATGTCGTAATGAGCGGCAATGTCGGCAATCTGCCCAACGTCGCGAATATGGACATCCAGTATGCACAAAGCTGCATCCTGACGCCGTGCGATTTCCCCTTCGCGCGCGATGGCATTGCCGCCGAAGCCACCGAGAATGTCGAGACGCTGACCATCAGCGAGGTGAACCTGTCCGATCTTGCCTGGGCGCGGGCAGAAGGCACGGTGCGCAATCTGGCGGACCGCCGCTTCGATTTATATCGCATTGAGTGGGAGCATGAGAGTTCTGGCGGCGGGGAACCGGCCGGGCCGGTTCCGACCCGCCAACATGGCCCAGGCGGGGGCTAG
- a CDS encoding NADP-dependent isocitrate dehydrogenase → MAKIQVKNPVVEIDGDEMTKIIWQWIRERLILPYLDVDLKYYDLSIQKRDETDDQITVDAANAIKEHGVGVKCATITPDEARVEEFDLKKMWRSPNGTIRNILGGVVFREPIVIDNVPRLVPGWTDPIVVGRHAFGDQYRATDTLIPGAGKLRLVFEGEDGEKIDLDVFEFEKPGVAMAMYNLDESIRDFARASFNYGLDRGWPVYLSTKNTILKKYDGRFKDLFQKIFDSEFKDKFEAADITYEHRLIDDMVAAALKWNGKFVWACKNYDGDVQSDIVAQGFGSLGLMTSVLMTPDGKTVEAEAAHGTVTRHYRQHQQGKATSTNPIASIFAWTRGLMYRGRFDNTPDVVKFAETLERVCIECVESGKMTKDLALLIGPEQSWMTTEQFFEAIVEGLEKEMSAQGLG, encoded by the coding sequence ATGGCGAAAATTCAGGTCAAAAATCCGGTCGTGGAAATCGATGGCGACGAGATGACGAAGATCATCTGGCAATGGATCCGCGAACGGCTGATCCTGCCCTATCTCGACGTCGACCTGAAATATTACGACCTGTCGATCCAGAAGCGTGACGAAACCGACGACCAGATCACCGTCGACGCCGCCAACGCCATCAAGGAACACGGCGTCGGCGTGAAATGCGCCACCATCACGCCGGATGAAGCGCGCGTAGAGGAATTCGACCTCAAGAAGATGTGGCGTTCGCCCAATGGCACAATCCGCAACATCCTGGGCGGTGTGGTTTTCCGCGAGCCCATCGTCATCGACAACGTGCCGCGCCTCGTGCCCGGCTGGACCGATCCGATCGTCGTGGGCCGTCACGCATTCGGCGACCAGTACCGCGCCACCGACACGCTGATCCCCGGCGCGGGTAAGCTGCGCCTGGTGTTCGAAGGCGAGGACGGCGAGAAAATCGACCTCGATGTGTTCGAATTCGAAAAGCCCGGCGTCGCCATGGCGATGTACAATCTGGACGAAAGCATTCGCGACTTCGCCCGCGCCAGCTTCAATTACGGTCTCGACCGCGGCTGGCCTGTCTACCTGTCCACCAAGAACACCATCCTGAAAAAGTACGATGGCCGCTTCAAGGACCTGTTCCAGAAGATTTTCGACAGCGAGTTCAAGGACAAGTTCGAAGCTGCCGATATCACTTACGAACACCGACTGATTGACGACATGGTCGCCGCCGCGCTCAAGTGGAACGGCAAGTTCGTGTGGGCCTGCAAGAATTACGATGGCGATGTGCAGTCCGATATCGTGGCGCAGGGCTTCGGCTCGCTGGGCCTGATGACATCGGTGCTGATGACGCCGGATGGCAAGACCGTCGAGGCCGAAGCAGCCCACGGCACCGTCACCCGGCACTACCGCCAGCACCAGCAGGGTAAAGCAACCAGCACCAACCCCATTGCCAGCATCTTCGCGTGGACGCGCGGCCTGATGTATCGCGGCCGCTTCGACAACACGCCCGATGTGGTGAAGTTTGCCGAGACGCTGGAGCGTGTCTGCATTGAATGCGTGGAAAGCGGCAAGATGACAAAGGACCTCGCCCTCCTGATCGGCCCGGAACAGAGCTGGATGACCACCGAACAGTTCTTCGAAGCCATCGTGGAAGGTCTGGAGAAGGAAATGTCGGCGCAGGGGCTGGGATAA
- a CDS encoding NAD(P)/FAD-dependent oxidoreductase: protein MADSPLILGAGPAGCAAAIVLGQAGIRSQIIDRDAEVGDPLCGGFLSWRTAEQLSGLRIDIQALGAHRVTELRLFRKSRESRCPLPQTAYGLSRHALDTAMRLKALSLGAQLAIDTVRGIEPGNVHGTDGNYAFGSLFLATGKHDVRGHSRPRPSNDPALGLRLRLPASDQRTKLLDGAIELHLFDGGYIGIVLQEGGSANFCLALKKSALSAHGGDPAELFARVADDNPALAARLGHDWREGRIESIGAVPYGFIARETQPGIFRLGDQGAVIPSLAGEGISIALASGHMAAQHWLAEGPQAAPAFQRNFAAAAQRPVVMARLARTLAESALGAQIGLGIARMVPSLIGHLADATRIVPKSRLARLPRPA, encoded by the coding sequence GTGGCCGATAGCCCCCTGATCCTCGGCGCTGGCCCTGCCGGATGCGCGGCGGCCATCGTGCTGGGACAGGCAGGGATCCGCTCTCAAATCATCGACCGCGATGCGGAGGTTGGCGACCCGCTATGCGGCGGTTTTCTCAGCTGGCGAACGGCAGAGCAATTGTCGGGCCTCCGCATCGACATTCAGGCACTCGGCGCGCACCGCGTGACCGAATTACGGCTTTTCCGGAAGAGCCGCGAAAGCCGCTGCCCTTTGCCGCAGACTGCTTACGGCCTTTCACGCCATGCACTCGATACCGCGATGCGCTTGAAGGCGCTATCGCTGGGCGCGCAGCTGGCCATCGATACCGTGCGCGGGATCGAGCCGGGCAATGTGCACGGGACCGATGGCAACTACGCTTTCGGAAGCCTGTTCCTCGCCACGGGCAAGCACGATGTCAGGGGCCATTCTCGGCCTCGCCCCAGCAATGATCCCGCGCTCGGCCTCCGCCTGCGATTACCTGCAAGTGATCAGCGGACGAAGCTGCTGGACGGCGCGATCGAGCTGCACCTTTTCGATGGCGGCTATATCGGCATCGTGCTGCAGGAAGGCGGTTCGGCCAATTTCTGCCTTGCGCTGAAGAAGTCGGCTCTGTCGGCGCACGGCGGCGATCCGGCCGAGCTTTTCGCGCGCGTCGCCGATGACAATCCTGCACTGGCTGCGCGGCTGGGGCACGACTGGCGCGAGGGTCGCATCGAAAGCATCGGCGCCGTCCCTTATGGCTTCATCGCGCGCGAAACGCAGCCCGGCATATTCCGCCTTGGCGACCAGGGCGCGGTCATCCCCTCGCTCGCCGGTGAAGGTATCTCGATTGCGCTCGCTTCGGGCCATATGGCAGCACAGCACTGGCTGGCCGAAGGTCCACAAGCCGCCCCCGCCTTCCAGCGCAATTTCGCTGCCGCTGCGCAGCGCCCGGTGGTCATGGCGCGCCTTGCCAGAACACTTGCCGAAAGCGCCCTCGGCGCACAGATCGGTCTTGGCATTGCGCGCATGGTACCGTCACTGATCGGCCACCTTGCCGATGCCACCCGCATAGTGCCCAAGAGTCGCCTTGCACGCTTGCCTCGCCCTGCCTAA
- a CDS encoding methyltransferase domain-containing protein, whose product MLETRRDTEELMDDPALPAATYDAVLADLAQVNRVTMAYRPTLAFLDRALAGRKSFRLLDVGYGQGDMLREIAAWAGERGVKAELVGVDLNPRSEAAAKAATPPDMPIRYRTGDYADLGGRGWDVIVSSLVAHHMSSEELVLFLQFMDTEVSAGWFVNDLHRHAVSYLGYPVLAKLARWHPIVRADGHTSIARSYRPAEWDALLAEAEVTGASVQRYFPFRLCVEKLRGR is encoded by the coding sequence ATGCTTGAAACCCGCCGCGATACCGAAGAGTTGATGGACGATCCGGCCCTGCCCGCGGCCACGTATGATGCCGTGCTGGCGGACCTCGCGCAGGTCAACCGCGTGACGATGGCCTATCGCCCGACGCTCGCTTTCCTCGACCGCGCGCTTGCGGGCCGGAAAAGCTTCCGCCTGCTCGATGTGGGATATGGCCAAGGCGACATGCTGCGCGAAATCGCAGCGTGGGCCGGCGAACGAGGGGTGAAGGCCGAACTCGTCGGCGTCGACCTCAACCCGCGGAGCGAGGCAGCCGCGAAGGCTGCCACACCGCCCGACATGCCGATCCGCTATCGCACCGGAGACTATGCCGATCTCGGAGGGCGCGGCTGGGACGTAATCGTCTCTAGCCTCGTAGCGCATCATATGAGCAGCGAAGAACTGGTCCTGTTCCTGCAATTCATGGACACCGAAGTCTCCGCCGGATGGTTCGTGAATGATTTGCATCGTCACGCCGTCAGCTACCTGGGCTATCCGGTACTGGCGAAGCTCGCCCGCTGGCATCCCATAGTGCGCGCCGACGGTCATACCTCGATCGCCCGGTCATACCGCCCAGCCGAGTGGGACGCGCTGCTTGCCGAGGCAGAAGTAACGGGCGCAAGCGTGCAACGCTATTTCCCCTTCCGCCTGTGCGTGGAGAAACTGCGTGGCCGATAG
- a CDS encoding type III polyketide synthase encodes MDRVPQPVTPRINAIGTAVPAADVHQVYSDWARRQLEGTREAAMLDRMIGRGGIAHRHSVLSGEDAQLVDGSFYASDLPAGTGERMRRFAEHAPDLAVEAAGKLPSLEGITHIIVASCTGFMAPGLDQVLARRLGLASDVQRLSIGFMGCYAGVTLLRTAGQIVRAEPDARVLAISVELCTLHMQETTDIGALLAMGQFADGAAAAIVSSYGEGLALGQSISATLDDSDELITWTITDTGFLMHLSGEVPGRLSDAFARQDLRARLKVDANTSLAVHPGGKSILDAVERGLGLPSDALEASRSVLHDYGNMSSASVIFVLEKLAATRPERGIALAFGPGLAMEGLHFGWTGDA; translated from the coding sequence ATGGATCGCGTCCCCCAGCCTGTCACACCCCGTATCAACGCGATCGGCACCGCCGTGCCCGCTGCCGACGTGCATCAGGTCTATTCCGACTGGGCGCGCAGGCAGCTTGAAGGCACGCGCGAGGCGGCCATGCTCGACCGCATGATCGGGCGCGGCGGCATCGCGCATCGTCACTCGGTGCTATCGGGCGAGGATGCGCAACTCGTCGATGGCAGTTTCTACGCCAGCGACCTGCCTGCGGGCACCGGAGAGCGGATGCGCCGCTTTGCCGAACACGCGCCCGATCTGGCGGTCGAAGCGGCGGGCAAGCTGCCTTCGCTGGAAGGTATCACTCATATCATCGTCGCCAGTTGCACCGGTTTCATGGCGCCGGGCCTCGACCAGGTTCTGGCGAGGCGGCTCGGCCTTGCCAGCGATGTCCAGCGGCTCTCCATCGGCTTCATGGGCTGCTATGCCGGTGTCACCCTGCTGCGCACCGCCGGACAGATTGTGCGCGCCGAGCCCGATGCGCGCGTCCTCGCCATCAGCGTGGAGCTTTGCACGCTGCACATGCAGGAAACGACTGACATCGGCGCGTTGCTCGCCATGGGCCAGTTTGCCGACGGCGCCGCAGCGGCTATCGTCAGCTCGTATGGCGAAGGCTTGGCACTCGGCCAGAGCATCTCCGCCACGCTGGACGATAGCGACGAGCTCATCACTTGGACCATTACCGATACCGGCTTCCTGATGCATTTGTCAGGCGAAGTTCCCGGACGGCTGTCCGATGCGTTCGCGCGGCAGGATTTGCGCGCGCGCCTCAAGGTCGATGCCAATACCAGCCTGGCCGTCCATCCGGGCGGCAAATCAATTCTCGATGCCGTTGAACGTGGCCTCGGCCTCCCTTCGGATGCTTTAGAGGCCTCTCGCAGCGTGCTGCACGATTATGGCAATATGTCCTCCGCCAGCGTAATCTTCGTGCTGGAGAAACTGGCCGCAACCCGCCCGGAACGCGGTATTGCGCTCGCCTTCGGCCCCGGTCTCGCCATGGAGGGCTTACATTTCGGCTGGACAGGCGATGCTTGA
- a CDS encoding NAD(P)H-dependent flavin oxidoreductase produces MFLISGPDLVVETCKAGLCGTFPALNQRTSEGFEEWLLEIKDRLGPDDASYGVNLIVHQSNPRVQADLELCVKHEVPLIITSLGAVPDLVKAVHSYGGLVFHDVIQRRHAEKAAEAGVDGIIAVAAGAGGHAGTFSPFALTSEIREFWDGALILSGSMSHGGHVAAAQMMGCDYGYFGSHFIAAEESMAPQGQKDMMIGATAKDITYTDKVTGVGANFLTPSLDAATLHDVPGEMSLNEEAKAWKTIWSAGHGTGAVRDVRPTRDLCQQLLDEYAAAKASFCS; encoded by the coding sequence ATGTTCCTGATTTCCGGGCCCGACCTTGTGGTGGAAACCTGCAAGGCCGGTCTTTGCGGCACCTTTCCCGCCCTCAACCAGCGCACCAGCGAAGGGTTCGAGGAATGGCTGCTCGAGATCAAAGATCGGCTCGGGCCGGACGATGCGTCCTACGGCGTGAACCTGATCGTCCACCAGTCGAATCCGCGCGTACAGGCCGATCTGGAATTGTGCGTGAAGCATGAGGTTCCGCTCATCATCACCTCGCTCGGCGCGGTGCCCGATCTGGTGAAAGCCGTGCACTCCTATGGCGGGCTGGTCTTTCATGATGTGATCCAGCGCCGCCACGCTGAGAAGGCGGCAGAGGCAGGCGTCGATGGCATCATCGCGGTGGCAGCGGGTGCAGGCGGCCATGCAGGCACATTCAGCCCATTCGCTCTCACGAGCGAAATTCGCGAATTCTGGGACGGCGCGCTGATCCTGTCGGGGTCGATGAGCCATGGCGGCCATGTGGCAGCGGCCCAAATGATGGGCTGCGATTACGGCTACTTCGGCAGCCATTTCATCGCCGCCGAGGAAAGTATGGCGCCGCAGGGCCAGAAGGACATGATGATCGGCGCGACCGCGAAAGACATCACCTATACCGACAAGGTGACGGGTGTGGGCGCCAATTTCCTCACCCCCAGCCTCGATGCGGCAACGCTGCACGATGTGCCCGGCGAAATGTCGCTGAACGAGGAAGCGAAGGCGTGGAAGACCATCTGGTCTGCCGGGCACGGAACGGGCGCAGTGCGCGATGTGCGCCCGACGCGCGACCTCTGCCAACAGCTTCTCGACGAATACGCCGCGGCCAAAGCCAGCTTTTGCAGCTGA
- a CDS encoding acyl-CoA dehydrogenase C-terminal domain-containing protein: MQVYDAPIRDMRFNLEELHAEDGFGDLEGFEDFDEDMTSAILEEANKLCRDVLLPINWSGDQEGCRIENGVVRTPKGFPEAYKQFCEGGWAGLTVDQKWGGQGAPHSLGKMVEEMSCSTNLSFGLYPGLTNGAMVSLEAYGSEDQKSFYMPKMANGEWSGTMCLTEPHCGTDLGMLRTKAEPQEDGSYKITGNKIFISAGDHDLAENIIHLVLARLPDAPPGVKGISMFLVPKFMPKDDGSLGDRNPAVATAIEHKMGLKASATCQMSFDGATGWLVGKENRGLEAMFAMMNTERVAVGIQGLGVGEIAYQSSVYYAKERLQGRSLSGVKNPDGPADPIIVHPDVRRMLMTMRCYNEGSRAVSAWVARALDAEHAAKEPEARERAKDFVALMTPVVKALFTDLGHEASHMAIQIHGGHGYIQETGIEQFARDARIAQIYEGANGIQALDLVGRKLPDRMGRNLRSFFHPVSQFIEDHEGDEKIGKMIGGLQQAFGALQMSTGHIAQKGLKDPEEAGAAATDYLRLLGFVAMGYCFANAAKKSYAKLKEGTDEKDFYEAKIITARFFFDRLLPPVMAQMMAITSGKSSMMDMPAEAF; the protein is encoded by the coding sequence ATGCAAGTCTATGACGCCCCCATCCGCGATATGCGGTTCAACCTCGAAGAGCTTCACGCTGAAGACGGTTTCGGCGACCTGGAAGGGTTCGAGGATTTCGATGAGGACATGACGTCCGCCATTCTCGAAGAAGCGAACAAGCTGTGCCGCGACGTGCTGCTGCCGATCAACTGGTCGGGCGACCAGGAAGGCTGCCGCATAGAGAACGGCGTGGTCCGCACCCCCAAGGGCTTTCCCGAAGCCTACAAGCAGTTTTGCGAAGGCGGTTGGGCCGGCCTGACGGTCGACCAGAAATGGGGCGGCCAGGGTGCACCCCACTCGCTGGGCAAGATGGTCGAGGAGATGAGCTGCTCCACCAACCTGTCATTCGGCCTCTATCCGGGCCTCACAAATGGCGCGATGGTCAGCCTCGAAGCCTATGGCAGCGAGGACCAGAAGAGCTTCTACATGCCGAAAATGGCCAATGGCGAATGGTCGGGCACGATGTGCCTGACAGAGCCGCATTGCGGCACGGACCTCGGCATGCTGCGCACCAAGGCGGAACCGCAGGAGGATGGCAGCTACAAGATCACCGGCAACAAGATCTTTATCTCCGCCGGTGACCACGATCTGGCCGAAAACATCATCCACCTCGTGCTGGCGCGCCTGCCCGATGCGCCTCCCGGCGTGAAGGGCATTTCCATGTTCCTCGTGCCGAAGTTCATGCCGAAGGACGATGGATCGTTGGGCGATCGCAACCCGGCCGTTGCCACCGCCATCGAGCACAAGATGGGCCTGAAAGCCTCGGCGACTTGCCAGATGAGCTTCGACGGTGCGACCGGCTGGCTCGTCGGCAAGGAAAATCGCGGGCTGGAAGCCATGTTCGCGATGATGAACACCGAACGTGTCGCCGTGGGCATCCAGGGTCTTGGCGTGGGCGAGATCGCGTACCAGTCCAGCGTCTATTACGCGAAAGAACGCCTTCAGGGCCGTTCGCTGTCGGGCGTAAAGAACCCGGATGGCCCAGCCGATCCGATCATCGTGCACCCCGATGTGCGCCGCATGTTGATGACCATGCGCTGCTACAATGAAGGCAGCCGCGCGGTTTCTGCATGGGTGGCGCGCGCGCTGGATGCGGAACATGCGGCGAAAGAACCCGAAGCACGCGAGCGCGCCAAGGATTTTGTCGCTCTGATGACTCCGGTGGTGAAGGCCCTCTTCACCGATCTGGGTCACGAAGCTTCGCACATGGCCATCCAGATCCACGGCGGCCACGGCTACATCCAGGAAACCGGGATCGAGCAATTTGCCCGCGATGCCCGCATTGCTCAGATTTACGAAGGCGCGAACGGCATCCAGGCTCTGGACCTTGTCGGGCGCAAGCTGCCCGATCGCATGGGCCGGAACCTTCGCAGCTTCTTCCACCCGGTCAGCCAGTTCATCGAAGACCATGAAGGCGATGAAAAGATCGGCAAGATGATCGGCGGCCTGCAGCAAGCCTTCGGTGCGCTGCAGATGTCGACCGGCCACATCGCGCAAAAGGGCCTGAAAGACCCGGAGGAAGCCGGTGCCGCTGCCACCGATTACCTGCGCCTGCTGGGCTTTGTGGCCATGGGCTATTGCTTCGCCAATGCGGCGAAGAAATCCTACGCGAAGCTGAAAGAAGGCACCGATGAGAAGGACTTCTACGAAGCCAAGATCATCACCGCCCGCTTCTTCTTCGACCGCCTTTTGCCGCCGGTCATGGCGCAAATGATGGCGATCACCAGCGGCAAGTCGAGCATGATGGACATGCCGGCGGAAGCGTTTTGA
- a CDS encoding 3-hydroxyacyl-CoA dehydrogenase/enoyl-CoA hydratase family protein, whose translation MSEKSIKKVCVIGAGTMGAGIAAQIANAGVPVLLLDILPKEGDNRNAVAEGAVAKMLKTQPAPFMGKRAAKLVETGNIEDDLGKVAECDWVVEAIIERLDIKQDLYAKLEEVRTPGTAVSSNTSTIPLAQLTDGRSDQFKQDFLITHFFNPPRYMRLIEIVAGPQSNADTVDMVSDFVDRKLGKTVVDAEDSPGFIANRVGTFWIQQAVNSAFDLGITVEEADEIGGRPMGVPKTGLFGLIDLIGIDLMPHLMKSLTSTLPADDWYQKIARSEPLIEAMIKDGYTGRKGLGGFYRINRDGGGKVKEAKDLKSGEYRAAARPGLVRGPAAKGDLKALISAKGKVGDYAWAVLGPTLSYAASIVPEATATIVGVDDAMKLGYNWKRGPFEMIDAIGAAHLVERLKESDYPVPAILEQIGDRTFYRVQDGKRQYFGTDGEYHDVVRPEGVLLLEDIKLTGEPLIKNGSAALWDLGDGVVALEFTGKMNALDEQVMRLIQKAIPLVKKDYKALVVYNEGSNFSAGANLGLALFALNIAAWGEVEKSVKGGQAAYKALKYAPFPVVSAPFGLALGGGCEVCLNSDAIQAHAETYIGLVETGVGIIPGWGGCGEMISRWEENPRHPNGPMPAVSKSFELISTATVAKSAAEAKDHGFLRRDDGITMNRDRLLYDAKQRALAMVDGYEAPEKPEYRLPGPTGAAALKLAVDSFRKQGLATEHDETVAHELAYVLTGGDTDMIDVVTEDQMLKFEAEAFMRLVRNPKSQARVEHMLETGKPLRN comes from the coding sequence ATGTCGGAAAAATCCATCAAGAAAGTCTGCGTGATCGGCGCCGGCACGATGGGTGCCGGCATCGCTGCCCAGATCGCCAATGCCGGCGTGCCCGTTCTGTTGCTGGATATCCTTCCCAAGGAAGGCGACAATCGCAACGCCGTGGCCGAAGGTGCGGTAGCCAAGATGCTGAAAACGCAGCCCGCGCCCTTCATGGGCAAACGCGCTGCCAAGCTCGTCGAGACCGGCAATATCGAGGATGATCTTGGCAAGGTTGCCGAGTGCGATTGGGTGGTGGAAGCCATTATCGAACGGCTCGACATCAAGCAGGATCTCTACGCCAAGCTGGAAGAGGTTCGCACGCCCGGCACCGCCGTGTCGTCCAACACCTCCACAATTCCGCTGGCGCAGCTGACCGACGGCCGCAGCGACCAGTTCAAGCAGGACTTCCTGATCACCCACTTCTTCAATCCGCCGCGTTACATGCGGTTGATCGAGATTGTGGCCGGCCCGCAGAGCAATGCCGACACCGTCGATATGGTCAGCGATTTTGTAGACAGGAAACTCGGTAAGACGGTGGTCGATGCGGAGGACTCCCCCGGCTTTATCGCCAATCGCGTGGGCACCTTCTGGATACAGCAGGCGGTCAATTCCGCTTTCGATCTGGGCATCACGGTGGAAGAAGCGGACGAGATCGGCGGGCGGCCCATGGGTGTGCCCAAGACCGGTCTGTTCGGCCTGATCGACCTTATCGGCATTGATCTGATGCCGCATCTGATGAAGTCGCTGACCAGCACCCTGCCGGCCGACGACTGGTACCAGAAGATCGCTCGAAGCGAGCCGTTGATCGAAGCTATGATCAAGGACGGCTACACCGGTCGCAAAGGCCTCGGCGGCTTCTATCGCATCAACCGCGATGGCGGCGGCAAGGTGAAAGAAGCGAAAGACCTGAAAAGCGGCGAATATCGCGCGGCGGCCCGCCCGGGTCTCGTGCGCGGTCCAGCCGCCAAGGGCGATTTGAAGGCGCTGATCTCTGCAAAGGGCAAGGTCGGTGACTATGCATGGGCCGTGCTTGGCCCCACTCTGTCCTACGCCGCCAGCATCGTGCCGGAAGCGACTGCCACGATTGTGGGCGTCGATGATGCGATGAAGCTCGGCTATAACTGGAAGCGCGGTCCGTTCGAGATGATCGATGCGATCGGCGCGGCTCATCTGGTCGAGCGTTTGAAAGAAAGCGACTATCCCGTCCCCGCCATCCTCGAGCAGATTGGCGACAGGACCTTCTACCGCGTGCAGGACGGCAAGCGCCAGTATTTCGGCACCGACGGCGAATACCACGACGTGGTGCGCCCCGAAGGTGTGCTGCTGCTGGAGGATATCAAGCTCACCGGCGAGCCACTCATCAAGAACGGTTCTGCCGCCCTTTGGGACCTCGGCGACGGCGTTGTCGCGCTGGAATTCACTGGCAAGATGAACGCGCTGGACGAACAGGTGATGCGCCTGATCCAGAAGGCCATCCCGCTGGTGAAGAAGGATTACAAGGCGCTTGTCGTTTACAACGAGGGCTCCAACTTCTCCGCCGGTGCCAATCTCGGCCTCGCCTTGTTCGCGCTGAACATCGCGGCATGGGGCGAAGTGGAGAAATCCGTCAAGGGCGGCCAGGCAGCTTACAAGGCGCTGAAATACGCGCCCTTCCCCGTCGTCTCCGCACCGTTTGGCCTCGCACTGGGCGGCGGATGCGAAGTCTGCCTCAATTCCGATGCCATTCAGGCCCATGCCGAGACCTATATCGGCCTCGTCGAAACGGGCGTTGGCATCATCCCGGGCTGGGGCGGCTGCGGCGAGATGATTTCTCGCTGGGAAGAAAATCCGCGCCATCCCAATGGCCCGATGCCCGCCGTCTCGAAAAGTTTCGAGCTGATCTCGACGGCAACGGTCGCCAAATCGGCTGCCGAGGCGAAAGACCACGGTTTCCTGCGCCGCGACGACGGCATCACCATGAACCGCGACCGCCTGCTTTACGATGCGAAGCAGCGCGCGCTCGCTATGGTAGATGGCTACGAGGCTCCGGAAAAGCCGGAATACCGCTTGCCCGGCCCCACCGGCGCTGCGGCGCTCAAGCTGGCGGTCGACAGCTTCCGCAAGCAGGGCCTCGCCACCGAGCATGACGAGACCGTCGCCCACGAGCTTGCCTATGTGCTGACGGGCGGCGATACTGACATGATCGACGTCGTGACCGAAGACCAGATGCTCAAGTTTGAGGCGGAAGCCTTCATGCGCCTGGTCCGCAACCCGAAGTCGCAGGCGCGGGTTGAGCATATGCTCGAAACCGGCAAGCCGCTTCGCAATTAA